In Geminocystis sp. NIES-3709, a single genomic region encodes these proteins:
- a CDS encoding substrate-binding domain-containing protein, with the protein MNKLTRKFLAILKMPSSSEQIISTKNQNKSNNYTNQLISLGIIFISLGITYLPPLLGLKTNIIIVSGTELKEVLETIEKKFEQENSNINIDLKFQGSQDIVTNFTDEKNDFKPTILIPANSELINELETKLKAQGETKIFYDNPKAIVKTLLVGIAWEERGKVLFPDNKFNWKTLENALITKNWDKLGGKKTWGSFDFITTDPTRSNSGQLTLSLWAKNELNQNNLSVNDLNSPEINKLFGLIKSSIYQPPRSTDILLQEFIARGVNDADVATVYESIALHRWLQAKENQKQGYQIYYPNPTIETTIMGAIVQKNVNKSEAKSSQKFLDFLTENEQQIIFANYGFRPMYNVELKSLPNTPWSQNIPGVEINPSVEIKSSPNPEIINEIQKVWYRSP; encoded by the coding sequence ATGAATAAATTAACACGAAAATTTTTAGCAATATTAAAAATGCCCTCTTCATCAGAACAGATTATATCTACTAAAAATCAAAATAAATCTAATAATTATACCAATCAACTTATTTCTTTAGGTATTATTTTCATTTCTTTAGGAATAACTTATTTACCACCTCTTTTGGGTTTAAAAACGAATATTATTATTGTTAGTGGTACAGAATTAAAAGAAGTTTTAGAAACGATCGAAAAAAAATTTGAACAAGAAAATTCTAATATTAATATAGATTTAAAGTTTCAAGGTTCACAAGATATTGTTACTAATTTTACTGATGAAAAAAACGATTTTAAACCAACTATTTTAATTCCTGCTAACAGTGAGTTAATTAATGAATTAGAAACTAAATTAAAAGCCCAAGGAGAAACTAAGATTTTTTATGATAACCCAAAAGCAATTGTTAAAACTTTATTAGTTGGTATTGCATGGGAAGAAAGAGGAAAAGTTTTATTTCCTGATAATAAATTTAATTGGAAAACATTAGAAAATGCCTTAATTACCAAAAATTGGGATAAATTAGGAGGAAAAAAAACATGGGGTAGTTTTGATTTTATCACAACAGATCCCACTCGATCGAATTCTGGTCAATTAACTCTTAGTTTATGGGCAAAAAATGAACTTAATCAAAATAATTTAAGTGTAAATGATCTTAATAGTCCTGAAATAAATAAACTATTTGGACTTATTAAAAGTTCCATTTATCAACCTCCTAGATCAACTGATATTTTATTACAAGAATTTATCGCAAGGGGAGTAAATGATGCTGATGTTGCTACAGTTTATGAAAGTATTGCTTTACACCGTTGGTTACAAGCCAAAGAAAATCAAAAACAAGGCTATCAAATTTATTATCCTAATCCTACCATTGAAACAACTATTATGGGTGCGATCGTACAAAAAAATGTGAATAAATCAGAAGCTAAATCAAGTCAAAAATTTTTAGATTTTTTAACAGAAAATGAACAACAAATAATTTTTGCAAACTATGGTTTTCGTCCGATGTATAATGTAGAGTTAAAATCTTTACCCAATACTCCTTGGAGTCAAAATATTCCCGGAGTAGAAATTAACCCTTCAGTTGAGATTAAATCCAGTCCAAATCCAGAGATAATAAATGAAATTCAAAAAGTGTGGTATCGTTCACCATAG